From the Primulina tabacum isolate GXHZ01 chromosome 3, ASM2559414v2, whole genome shotgun sequence genome, one window contains:
- the LOC142538925 gene encoding elicitor-responsive protein 3-like — MSVSGIQGQLLEITVVGCNKLRNTEWISRQDPYVCLEYASSKHRTRTCYAGGKNPTFQDKFDITLIEGLLEINITVWNSNKLTFDDFIGNGKVPLQGVLFQGYVDSCWPLQDRKGRNAGEVRLVMHYPNAKKLTTTTYGPSAPPYAATPSHPALYSAPPLLSSHPLVMANYPPPVPPPCPQPLYHHQPSPYHPAYQASSSYPQQPSYPPALPNPQYYYPQDSYPPPPHPRHHMF, encoded by the exons ATGTCTGTATCTGGAATCCAAGGTCAACTCCTAGAGATCACAG TTGTTGGTTGTAATAAGTTGAGAAACACTGAGTGGATTTCGCGGCAAGATCCCTATGTCTGTCTGGAATATGCCAGCTCGAAGCATCGTACGCGTACTTGTTATG CCGGAGGGAAAAATCCTACCTTTCAAGATAAATTCGATATTACTTTGATAGAAGGGTTACTGGAAATAAATATTACGGTTTGGAACAGCAACAAACTGACTTTTGACGACTTTATTGGAAACGGAAA GGTTCCATTGCAGGGAGTTTTATTTCAGGGCTACGTTGACAGTTGCTGGCCCCTTCAGGACAGGAAAGGCAG GAATGCTGGAGAAGTTCGATTGGTAATGCATTACCCTAATGCCAAG AAGCTTACTACCACTACCTATGGTCCATCAGCTCCACCATATGCAGCCACACCATCTCATCCCGCTCTTTACTCGGCCCCTCCACTCTTATCATCACATCCTCTGGTAATGGCTAACTACCCACCACCGGTTCCTCCTCCCTGTCCACAGCCACTGTATCATCATCAGCCTTCTCCTTATCATCCGGCTTACCAAGCATCTTCATCTTATCCTCAGCAACCATCTTATCCGCCAGCACTCCCCAACCCTCAATATTATTATCCTCAAG ATTCATATCCTCCACCTCCTCATCCACGACATCACATGTTTTGA
- the LOC142539899 gene encoding cyclase-like protein 2, which yields MKSLQTFLVACALACAVTPLALAYSPAAVAYPSHYDIEPTENLVPVRREVYGGGRIIDISHRFHPDMPSWESPDGVGQFLWLPKSMKNGSLANNSEIKLPAHTGTHVDAPGHVFDHYFDAGFDVDTLDLDVLNGPALLLDVPRDQNITAEVMKTLHIPKGVKRVLFRTLNTDRRLMFKKEFDASYVGFMKDGAKWLVDNTDIKLVGIDYLSVAAYADLIPSHLVFLEGREVILVEGLKLDGVHPGIYSVHCLPLRLLGAEGSPIRCILIK from the exons ATGAAATCGCTCCAAACCTTCCTGGTAGCATGCGCCCTGGCCTGCGCAGTTACCCCCCTCGCCCTCGCCTACTCACCCGCAGCCGTTGCATATCCTTCACACTATGACATCGAACCCACTGAGAATCTCGTGCCCGTCCGCCGTGAAGTGTACGGAGGGGGCCGAATCATCGACATCAGCCACCGGTTCCATCCGGACATGCCGTCGTGGGAGTCCCCGGATGGCGTCGGGCAGTTCCTGTGGCTTCCGAAGAGTATGAAGAATGGGTCTCTTGCTAATAACTCGGAGATCAAGCTCCCGGCGCACACTGGGACGCACGTCGATGCACCAGGGCATGTGTTCGATCACTACTTTGATGCAGGATTTGACGTTGACACGCTCGACCTCGACGTTCTCAATG GTCCTGCATTACTTTTAGATGTTCCGAGAGATCAAAACATAACCG CTGAAGTTATGAAGACTTTACACATTCCCAAAGGAGTAAAAAGAGTGCTTTTCAGAACACTGAACACGGACAG GCGCCTCATGTTTAAGAAGGAGTTTGACGCAAGTTACGTGGGATTCATGAAAGACGGGGCAAAGTGGCTTGTCGATAACACTGACATCAAACTTGTTG GAATTGATTACTTGTCTGTTGCTGCGTATGCTGATTTAATACCTTCCCATCTCGTGTTTCTTGAAGGCAGG GAAGTCATCCTTGTTGAAGGCCTGAAACTAGACGGTGTCCATCCTGGGATATACTCCGTGCATTGTTTGCCGTTGAGATTGCTTGGTGCTGAGGGCTCCCCCATAAGATGCATCCTGATTAAGTGA